In the genome of Bremerella sp. P1, the window TTTCACGCTGTACTGATGACCAAGACGTCCACGCCCAGTTAGAGCCAAAAGCACCGGACTCAAAACTTTCTGAGAACACCGTCGTAGCCAGCATCCGCCGTTCTTCTAAGAACTCTGCTGCGAGTCGGCGAGAATTGCCACGGTTACGGGCTGTTTTTTTAGACTGCTGTCGACGTTGACGGGCACGTAGCTTGCTAGTCATTGGCTGGCCATCCAATGCGCATCGGGAACGCGGCATACAAAACAAAGGTGTGGAATCAAATGGCACCAGTGAGGCCTCTCTTCTCACGCGTGCAGTGTTAGGGAATATTGTAATAATTGTGCGGGTTTTGACAGGAACGAAACCGGAACAGATAAGAAAAACTTGATCTTTTGTCCAAAGAGGTGGTTAGCACGTAACTTCAGTCAGAAAAGCAATTTAGCGGTCGCACAAGTATTTGTAAGAAATCCACATTGCCACTTAGGTTGCGAATAGTGGGCCGTGGAATATTTGGAAGCAGTCCACTGCACATTTGAGGATTCACGTGTGGATCTCGTCATTGAGCGAGCAACGCAAGGAATACGAAGCAACGCTCGGTAACGTGTGTCGCAAACGAAGTTGCTTATAGAAATCGCGCGTTCATGGTTCGCAAAAAGGTCGCTTCACGAGGTGGCTTGATATCGTCTCCATTGGTTGCCGAGCATATTCTGCGGTAGGTCTCTCTTTTATTCCGAAGACAGTCAGCCTCGCTCCACTAAAACCCTGGTTTAGCGAATAGTGCTCAACCAGGGTTTTTTCGTGCCTCCTTTGAGGCTGGGATAGAAGTGCGTTGTTTTATCCCATTAACACGCAACGAGTTGCGATGGCGTGTCTTCTTTACGCGAGTCTCTCTGTCAAAGAGAGACATAACCCGGGCCATCTAAGCTAGTCCTCTCAGTCGCTCAATTTGGCGTTTGTCTCACCAATTTGGCATAGACACTACCTCTGGGTTAATAGAGTGTTGGGTTCGGAGTAGCGAGGCACATCCTAGTCGAAAATAGCCTGGCATTAGGGCTCTCGTGCCAGGCGTGCTCAAATAACTTTGAAATTCTTGCCACACTAAGCACCGCTTGTGGAAAGTAACAATACCGACACTGCTTTACAGGGTTTGTATTGATATGCTTTCGGAAGACCAACAAGTTCGATTTACTGCTTTTTGGACCGACGCTCAGCCGAGTGTGAGTCAGTATGTGGCATCACTGATTCGGGACCAGTGGGCGGTTCGAGATGTCGTTCAGAATACTTCCATGATTCTGCTGCGGAAGTATCCAGAGTACGACGATACTCAGCCCTTTCTTCCGTGGGCATTGGTGACCTGCCCCCACGAATGAAACCAGTCTTTAAGTTGTAGTTTTCAAGGATTCTTCCAGGGGAAGGTGCTGGAGCGTAGCGGAAGCAGCTTCCCCTGGAAGAATTGCCTCCGGTGCCGGTGGACGGTACCCCAGCGAACTGTGCGGGCGTACCGTGTTGTACTCGACGCGCCATCGTTCGATCAACACTTTTGCCTCCAGGAGCGTGTCTAAGAGCTCTCGATCGAGCAGTTCATCGCGTAACTTCCCGTTGAAGGATTCGATATAGCCATTCTCCCACGGGCTGCCTGGTTCAATGTACAAGGTGTTCACCTCGACTCGTTCCAGCCAGTCACGCACCTTTGTGGCGGTGAACTCTGAGCCGTTGTCGCTCCGGATGAAGTCCGGCACGCCTCGGCGAACAAACAGGTCACTAAGCCGCTCCAAGACGTCCTCACTGGTTAGTTGTCGGGCCACGTCGATCGCCAGGCACTCACGTGTGTATTCATCGATCAGTGTCAGCATCCGGAAGGCTCGACCATCGTGCGTTCGGTGATGCACGAAGTCATAGCTCCAGACCTCATCGCGTTGACTCGGCCGCAAGCGAACACACGAACCATCATTAAGCCACAGGCGACGTCGTTTAGGCTGCCTTTTCGGCACTTTCAGGCCTTCACGACGCCACAGGCGTTCAATGCGTTTATGGTTCACCTGCCAACCTTTCCGTCGTAGCATCTCGGTAATTCGCCGATAGCCATAACGGCCGTACTGTTCAGCAAGTTCAATCATCTCCCGGACCAGGCGAGGCTCGTCATCGGGAACCCAGCGAACACGGCGCTGCGTGGAACGAGGCTGTCCCAGCACCCGGCAGGCCCTCCGTTCTGAGACTCGCTCGCGTCCCAAGGTATCTCGCACGTGCTCGACGAATCGCCGTCGCTTGTCCGGGCTCAGAAGTTTCCCGAAGCGGCCTCCTTCAGGATCGCCTTGTCGAGTTCGGCATCAGCCAGCAGTCGCTTCAGGCGAGCGTTCTCTTTCTCGAGCTCTTTCAAACGCTTGGCCTGATCGGTACGAACACCACCATACTCCTTCCGCCAGCGGTAGTACGTCTGCTCTGTGACGCCGATGGCCTTGCAGGCCTGGGCAATTGTCTTGTCCTGCGAAAGAAGCACCTCCGCTTCGCGGAGATGCTGAATGATCTGCTCGGGCGTGAATCTTCTTCTAGGCATAAGAAATCTCCCTTCAAATGGGCATGCATTCAGCAAAAACTAATTTACCGAATGGACGCGGTTGAAGGGGGCAGGTCAGCTGCGTAGCATGCATACAGACGTGCCGGACCATGCTCGTGCCCAGATGCAGATGCACACCGGCAACTTTCAGTTTCCACGACCTTCGCTAGGAGTGTGGTCGCTCTATGGTTTGGGTTCGGTTTCTGAAAACTTGCCTGGGTATGTCTGGATCGAAGCGGCCCGAGGCAGCAAGCATATTCTCTCCAGCAGTTTCCTGCCGGGCGTCTATCAGGGTTCGGACATCTCGATGCCACCAGCGAGTACCGGGCAACAACGCAGACGCCGCCGAGAAGAATCAATCGAAGGCGTCGCCAACATCAAGAATTCCAGGCTAAGTCCGGCGCTACAGCGCAAACAGCTCGACTACGTTCAAGCGCTCAATCAAGAGAAGCTGAAACGGGAAGAACAACAGCCGGCGGTCGATGGCATCATCGAATCATTCGAACTCGCGTTCCGCATGCAAGACTCGTTGCCCTCGGTTATTGATACTTCTGGCGAATCACAGGAAACGCTGAATTTGTATGGGATTGGCAACCCAGAGACCGACGAGTTCGGCCGCAAGTGTCTCTTGGCCCGAAGATTAGCTGAGTCAGGCGTCCGTTTCATCGAACTGAGTCACACCGGTGCATGGGACACGCACAGCGACCTGAAGGCCCGGCTATCGGAAAGCTGTCGGCAGGTCGACCGGCCAATCGCCGGGCTATTAAAAGACCTGAAACGCCGCGACATGCTGAAAGACACGCTCGTGATTTGGGCCGGCGAATTCGGCCGCACACCACACGGCCAAGGGGGCAATGGCCGTGACCACAACGCCAAAGGCTACACCACGTGGATGGCCGGCGGCGAAGTCAAAGGTGGCTTCAGCTACGGATCGACCGACGAACATGGCTACGAAGCAGCAATCGACAAGATGCATACCAACGACTGGCACGCAACCATTCTGCATCTGCTTGGTTTGGATCACGAGCAACTAACTTATCGATACGCTGGTCGAGACTTCCGCCTGACTAACGTTGCTGGGAAAGTTGCCAAAAAGCTTCTGGCCTAGCCACGCGTCGACTGGTGAGAATGCCGATCCTCAGCGGATTTTGCATGCAGTTGAAAAGTAAAGAAATTCAAGTCGGGGAAACGGTATTTGAACTGTTCCACGATGCTGCATCTTACCAGCTACGGGGGAGCGTATCCTGGGGTAGTCCGTCACCGGCAAGTTTTTAAGGGGGTTTCCATTCTTTGTTGATTGAGAGGGTATTCGCATGGTTACAACGATGCAGACCCCTAACCGTGCTCTTCAGTCCGATGCGGATGTGACCTGCCCCCTTCAACCTCATCCCCTCGGTAAATTAGTTCTTGCTGAATGCATGCCCATTCGAAGGGAGATACATCCATGCTGTGCCTTCACGACAGTAAACAGGGCGTTTGATAAATTATGTGATCTCAATGGTATCGCAGATGGACTATCATAGTAGCTTGCCACGTAGCGAACGTACCACCAGTCGGTTGCTCATGAACGGAAAGCTCGAAATGATCGCACAAAACTTTTCGCGTTTGATCGTCCTTCTCGCAGCGTTGTGCTCAGCCGTAACCACTTTCGCGGATGGGGCCGGCGATGTAACGCTACGGACCGATCATCCGCACTATCCAGGTGAAGGTGTATTTCAATCGGTCGACGATTGCATCCGTTTTGCAACCGATGGGAAAGCAGGCGATCAGGAAAAGGCCATTGCGCTTTATCTCTGGATGCTGACGCACCAGTGGCACCTTGCTTCGCCGCAGGAGTGGAATGTCCCAGGCGAGACGCCCGACACAAACATCTGGCGCGACGACATGGTCGTGTACGACGCCAATCGGGCGCGGTTCTCCTACGGCTACGGCTTGTGCGGAACGGTTCATTCCTGGAACGAGCCGTACTGGAAAGCCCTGGGAATGCAGGTCCGCCGGCGCGAGTTTCCCGGCCACGTGAACAGCGAAGTGCGTTACGGCGGACGCTGGCATGCGTTCGATACGGATATGGCCGGCATTGTGTTTGGCAAAGACGGAGCTGTAGCCGGCTATGAGGACATCATCGCCGATCCATCGCTTGTCGAGCAAACACACGCTCCGTTGCCTTGCTATCCGTTTGCCTGGCCCAGCGACTTTAAGTCGATGAAAAAGGGCTGGGAGAAAATCGCCCGAGGCGGCAATTGGCACAAAATGTATAACAGCGGCTACGTTGCACACCCTCCGATCGTACATGTGCGGCGAGGCGAAACGTTTACGCGGTGGTTCGATCCGGGTCACTATGGCGGCAAGGACAAGCGGCGGTTCTGGCATCACCAGGACAACGGGCCTTTTCGCAACTGGACGTTTGCCAATCAGGGCACACCAGAGCATCGCGGCGCCGAGGCCAATTGCCGCGGCAACGCACGCTACTGCAATGGCGAGTTCGTCTATCAGCCGGACCTTACTTCCGTTGCGTATCGAGACGGCGTCGTCGATCAGTCGGCGAACGTCGTGCCGTCGATGGATCAGCCGAAGTTGCGAAGCCAAGATGGCAAACCGGCGATCGTGACGTTTGAACACTTCTCGCCCTATGTCATTTGCGGCGATCCGGTTGACGACGCCAACCCGATGTCCGGAACGGCAACGGACGGACTGATTGTCGAGGGAACTGCCGTGGGGAACGTTAGCGTGGAAATCTCCGTCGATCAAGGACAAACCTGGCACCGACTGAATTCCGTGACGGGCAACTTTTCACACGATTTAACTGAACACGTAAAAGGACGCTATGGCTGGCAGTTGCGGTTCGGCTTCCAAGACAAAGCCGGCCTCGACGCACTAAAGTTTACGACGACTACGCAGGTCTGTCAGGCCATCTATCCTCGTTTGACGGACGGCGGTTGCCGCGTTGCTTATCGCTGCGCCATGCGTGGCGTCACACCGGTGTTGCCGAACTTCGGATCGGACGAGGCAACGCTCCGGACGGTTGAGCAGAGGGATATGAGGTCTGACAACGTGGTTTACCAGCCTAGAAGTTCCCAGTCGCGCCTTGCCTATCGCACCACGAACAACAGGCCTGGGCATGTCGTGTTCCGCGTGAACGCAGGCGAGCGTGAACTACTCGAGGTGTATGCGGCGGTACGATATGGCGTGCGTGTGCCGCCGTCGGGCAACTGCGATTATCGCATCGAGATCTCCACCGACGATGGCGAATCATGGCGGCCGCTCGCCCGAGCCGACATCCCCGCTGACAACGAATTTTCCAGCGGTTGGATGTATGGAAAAGCGGACGTTGCAGAAAGCGATACGAACGAGGTGTTGGTGCGGATCCAGCTCTACCAGGGCGGATACCAGGCGGGAATGATCGACGCTCAGTTCTATGGAGTTTACCGAAGTGCGCCTCCGCCCAGCGCGATCGTAACCTACGGCTGGAAGGAAGCCGGCGAGTTAAAGCGACATACCGAACGGATTCCTACAGCGGCGCGTGAGCACGTATTCGAAGTGCCGACCGGCAAGATAGACGTCGATGAGTTCGTGCGTATTCAGGTACCATAAATAAAAGGATTAGGCATGTTTTCACAACTGCAAGCGGTTCTATCCGGTTGTCTGCTCCTTTTCCTCACAGCGACCAGCCTGGCTGCGCCGCCGCACGCTGATTGGTTTCCCAAGGCGACGCCGCTGCCAAAACCGACAGGCGAAGTGATTCAAGCCGCGACGGTCGAAGAATTGTTTGCCGCCGCTCGCGATGTGAAGCCGGGCGGTACGGTTCTGATCGCGGACGGGCATTACCGAATGCCTCGGTACTTTGAGATCGCGACCGACAATGTCACTGTGCGCGGCGTCTCGGGGAATCGCGACAAGGTCGTGCTCGATGCCGCCGGAAGCCGCCATGGCGAACTGCTCGGCGTTACCGGCTGCGAAGGAGTAACGATCGCGGATTTGACGATTCAAAACGTCAAGTTCAACGGCATCAAGATTAACTCCGATCGTGGCGCTCAGCGCGTGACGGTACACAACTGCGTGCTGCACAACATCTGGCAGCGTGGTATCAAGGCGCCGGGTATCCGCGACGACGACCCAAGGCGGCGCCCGCGCGATTGTCGAGTTCAGTTTTGTTTGTTCTACAACGACCGGGCGAAACAATTTGCTGACGACCAAACCGACACGGCAAAGACGTTCAACGGCAATTACATCGGCGGCATTGACGTTAAGAATACGACCGACTGGAAGATCACGGATAACGTCTTTATGGGCATCCAAGGACGGACGCGTGAAGGACGCGGATGCATCTACATCTCGGAGAACGGCCGCAAATGCGTGATTGAGCGGAACATCTTTCTGAACTGCGACATTGCGATTGCTTTGGGAAACCCGTCGTTGGAATACTCGAAGCACCACGCGGTCGATTGCACGGTCAGGGGCAATTTCATTTCGGATTGCCCAGAGACGGGAATCCTGTCTTGTTACACCAAGGATTGCGAGATTGCCAACAACTCAATCCACGATCCCAATAGCCGGCTGGGAAGGCTCGTCTGGGTGCTGAACGCGAACGACGGGCTAAGCATCGTCAACAACTTGCTCGTCGGGCGGCCCGTCCTTACCACTAGCGACAGCCGGATTCAGCAGAAAGGTAACACCGTCTATTCGTCACTGGCAGAAGCCCGCACCGCGAATGGAACGGCGGGACAAAAGACTCTTTCTTTAACTCAAATGTCCGATGCTATCGAACTACCGAAAGAGTACGCAAAGCAGCAGGCGCAACAGCAAGCCTCGCTATTGAAGCCAGGCGTGCAACCAAAAGACGTCATCGAGGCGATGCGGAAAGTTCATCAGGGATTCAATGGCCAGCAAGGCTATGTCGCGCAGTTCGGCGATTCAATCACTTATTCAATGGCGTTCTGGACGCCGATCGGCTGGGATGATCCGGATCGATTCCTGATGCACGACGACGGGATGCCCAAAGCGCCCAAGAACACCCGTTGGCGCGACTATGTGAAGGGAACGAAAGACAAAGGGCCCAAGCATGCCAACTACTCCGGTTGGACCGTCGGGCAATTAAATAGAGCAGTGGATGAAGTTCTAGCCCGCGACAAACCGGAAGTGGCGATCATCATGATCGGCACCAACGACATCTCGGGCGGCAAGCTGCCCGCGGCGTATCGTGTCGGGTTGGAACAGGTCGTGCAGAAATGCCTTGATGCGAAATGCGTTCCGATACTAAACACGATTCCTCCTCGCCGAGGCCGCGACGAGGCGGTGGCCGCCGCGAACGAGACGATCCGCAACGTCGCAACGGAGATGCACGTGCCGCTGGCGGACTTTCACTCCGAATGTGTGCGACTTCGTCCCGCCGATTCATGGGACGGTACGGTGATCTCCCGCGACGGCGTCCATCCCAGCGGCGGCAAGTCGAACGAGTACACCGAGGACAACA includes:
- a CDS encoding RNA polymerase sigma factor, coding for MLSEDQQVRFTAFWTDAQPSVSQYVASLIRDQWAVRDVVQNTSMILLRKYPEYDDTQPFLPWALVTCPHE
- a CDS encoding IS3 family transposase (programmed frameshift); translation: MPRRRFTPEQIIQHLREAEVLLSQDKTIAQACKAIGVTEQTYYRWRKEYGGVRTDQAKRLKELEKENARLKRLLADAELDKAILKEAAFGKLLSPDKRRRFVEHVRDTLGRERVSERRACRVLGQPRSTQRRVRWVPDDEPRLVREMIELAEQYGRYGYRRITEMLRRKGWQVNHKRIERLWRREGLKVPKRQPKRRRLWLNDGSCVRLRPSQRDEVWSYDFVHHRTHDGRAFRMLTLIDEYTRECLAIDVARQLTSEDVLERLSDLFVRRGVPDFIRSDNGSEFTATKVRDWLERVEVNTLYIEPGSPWENGYIESFNGKLRDELLDRELLDTLLEAKVLIERWRVEYNTVRPHSSLGYRPPAPEAILPGEAASATLQHLPLEESLKTTT
- a CDS encoding GDSL-type esterase/lipase family protein, whose protein sequence is MFSQLQAVLSGCLLLFLTATSLAAPPHADWFPKATPLPKPTGEVIQAATVEELFAAARDVKPGGTVLIADGHYRMPRYFEIATDNVTVRGVSGNRDKVVLDAAGSRHGELLGVTGCEGVTIADLTIQNVKFNGIKINSDRGAQRVTVHNCVLHNIWQRGIKAPGIRDDDPRRRPRDCRVQFCLFYNDRAKQFADDQTDTAKTFNGNYIGGIDVKNTTDWKITDNVFMGIQGRTREGRGCIYISENGRKCVIERNIFLNCDIAIALGNPSLEYSKHHAVDCTVRGNFISDCPETGILSCYTKDCEIANNSIHDPNSRLGRLVWVLNANDGLSIVNNLLVGRPVLTTSDSRIQQKGNTVYSSLAEARTANGTAGQKTLSLTQMSDAIELPKEYAKQQAQQQASLLKPGVQPKDVIEAMRKVHQGFNGQQGYVAQFGDSITYSMAFWTPIGWDDPDRFLMHDDGMPKAPKNTRWRDYVKGTKDKGPKHANYSGWTVGQLNRAVDEVLARDKPEVAIIMIGTNDISGGKLPAAYRVGLEQVVQKCLDAKCVPILNTIPPRRGRDEAVAAANETIRNVATEMHVPLADFHSECVRLRPADSWDGTVISRDGVHPSGGKSNEYTEDNMRNCGYALRNWINFLVLRQIYFQVLDKD